The DNA segment TTTTcctcactccaaaaagaaaccccatgccCACTGGCAGTCACTCCTTATTTCTCCCCCTTCTTCTACCCCTCagcactaatttactttctgtctgtatggatttgcctattctgggcatttcatgGAAATGGAAGCCTTTATGaccggcttctttcacttagttttgtggcttatccatgttgtagcatgaatcagtatttcattcctttacatggctgaatattccattgtatggatttaCCGcattttttttatccactcatcagttggtggacatttgggttgtttcccattttcagccatgaaaaataatGTTGTTGTGAACATTTGTATACGATAAACCCTGATGTTCTAATTTTCGAGCCCATGTGCCTAACCTCTATACCTGACTGCCTCCCTGTGTTGACAGGAAACTTCTTGGGAAATGTCCTATCTCCATCCTTTTGGGAATGTCACATGCAGTGAAATGCGCCTAGAGTGGGTTTGACTTACATCACATGGTCTCTAATCCCTCAGCAAACATGAGTTCGTCTTGTTTCTGTTGGTGTTACAGAATAACATGCAGctggctcttttttaaaaaatttaatattaaacgTCCTTCATTGAACAAATATCTGTTGAGAGTCTTTGAGTGACTGGGATATGGCCATAATCAAATGAACATGGCTTTGCCATTCTAATGGAGAGGAAGGCATTGATTAGCTACAAACTGTGAAACATACTTTGAAAGAAAAGGATGCAAAGAGAGCTGATCATAGGGGGCCTTGCAGGATGAGGAGTGGCAATCTTGGGAGAAGTTGGGGGGATGGTGTGCCAAGCAGGGAAGATGGCAGGTGCAGCATGAAGCCAAATGTTTGGAATCATAGCATGTTCTTTCCCTTCATCCCTATAACCCAGGGTCTCTTTACTTCATAAACATGGGCAAGTGGAAATCCTACTTTATGTCTCTTCTGTATAATCCCTTTGTCATGGCTTAACTTAGTGGCCTGTGCCCCTCCCCACTGCTCCTGGAACCACAACCCACATTGTTACAAGCCCCTGAAGGAAGTTATAAACACCTTATCTTCTACTAGGACAGGTGCCCCTGGAACTGTCTGGCTGGGCAAGCCATACTTACCTGCACTTCCCTATTCCATCTGTGAGTGATTCAGACTTGACTATTGTTATCACACTAAACTAAGCTGGGGTTCACTCACCTAGCACAGTAAGACCAAACATCCACACTGAGATTTGCAATGGGAGAAAGGAAGGCATTTATGTGCAGGGCACAAAGCAAGGAGTGTTAGGAGGCTTATACTTGAGACCCAATCTCTCTAATGGCTTGCAAGTAAAGGTTTTTAAGGGCAAGGATACATTTTAGGAAAACAGAAGTTAcaagaagaaatcacaaatcAATACGCACAGGTTACACATTGGTTTGGTCATGAGAAGTGAGGGCTTGCAGGTCATAGGTGAATTCagagattttctgatttgcaattaGCTAAGGAAGAGAAGCTTGGTTTAAAATTCGGGGTTAGCAGAAAAGAATGTTTGCTCTTGCTCATGAGTGTGACTTCCTCCAAGAACAAAGAATGGCTGTCAGAGTTCAGTCCTTATTTCCCCTTATCTGAGGTCTGCCTGCCAAAGAATCCATTTGGTGGGAGtccaggtttctgaaaaacaactcagggacataTGTTAAGATGTGATCTGTAGTTTCTATAGGAAACCAAACATCTCTGGACCCTAACTTTCTTGGCTATTGTTTTAGGCTactattaccttcttgcttatcaagtGCCTTATTTATTTCTCAGGGCCAGgtaggtgcctggaatttccttCGAAAGAACCcaggattttcctttatttccatgcttggaGGAACCCACAGGCCCCTAAAAGGGATTCTCACTTCATCTCACCATTTTGGACCTTCCTCAAGATCTGGGCCCAGAGCATTCTGACTTCTGCAGCCCCACCTCACAGCCTATCAAATAGATTAAATTGCTCCTGCATCTTATGTCACATATGTCTTTGTAACTTGGTGAGCTAATCTGTAGTGGATTCATTGACATGTAGTTATGTTTTTATAgccatttcataaaatattcataaattcaATGTTTGCCATTTTAGTATTCTAGATtcagcaaatttctttttttaagtctcaAACATTTTGCAGGTCCTTTGAAATCTTGCAGGTGGGTCCTGGCTCCATTACTTATGGGTCGTAGGTCATACAAGGGTCTGAAAGAGTGAGCACCTTAGAAGCAAACCTCTCCATAGGGTCCACGTTTCCAGACCTTCCTATTCCCAACATGAAATTACCTTCATGCACATCTTTGGGTCTCTCCTCTATTCAAAATGCCAGCTATCCTCCATTTACTTTTTGGGAAATCTGCTCTTGCCAACAGAGGTTTGTTTTATCTTAGGATCTACTTCTTTCACCCCACTGGAATATGTCCCAAGCCTGAGTCATTCAGCCTGCAGCAAtccctgagaaaaaaaaaaaatcggcctTTGCCTGGACACTCAGGTGATACCTGAGGACACCTTGACTCCCACAGCACCAACCAGGGCAGGCCTGGGTCTCCAGCGGAGCTACTCTTTAGGGATCATCATTATGATGAACAGACATGCCAGATTCCTCTGGCTAGTGTCcagtgcagacacacacacacacacacacacacacacacacacacaccccattctTAGTACAGTCAAAGCtcacaggagaaagaaaaatgttttctaataccTTCTTAATTTGCAAGAAGGTGTTAGGAATTCAAGGGATGGTATGCATAGTGATGTTAGTTTCATTTCTTCAGCTCCTTCCTCCAACTCATGTTCTGTAGGGATTTCTGGGACTAAGAACAGGACCCACATATGAGCAACAGGATTTTCAGAGCAAGGCTGTGGTTGGAAGGGCTCAGACCAACGTCCACAGCAGAGTGGAGGTCTAGTATAAAGAATGTGAAGTTTGTAGCATCTCTTGATCCCGCTATTCCTACATGCTTGCTTAAGCCATCTTAAGCAAGCCCTCATCAGCATCTTCCTCTAGATGAACTGTTCTTTGAAGGAAGCCTGCCTAATGTCTGCCTGCTCAAGAAGGTGGACCTGAGCTCTGTTCCCTTTGCAACCTTCCTGGAGTCTTATTGCAATCTAGATGAACTCAAAGCAAGATGCTGCCGCCCCCATGACTTTGATCATTGTAAGCTGGCAATCCTCTTGGGAGGCTGCTCCCAGCTTGGACTGAGCTGAGTCTTCGCATGCCTTGAACAATGAATTTGCATCCTGGTTATGTTCCCCATGGGGGCCAGCCCTGTCCTTGGAGTGGCCCCTCtaatcatgttgctcaggcttctTCTCCCTTCCTGGGCCCCAGAACACCTCCGGTGCCAAACTTGTGGGTGAGAACAGGAACTCGCGTGCCAGCCAGGTGTGTGTGACTAGCTCTGGGCAAGTCTGTTCTAGTAATTCAAGGTACCACCTCTCACTGGGACAGCCTAGTTTCTACACAGGTCTTGCTCTGGGACCGCCCTCAGCAGTGTGATTAGCAGGCAGGGCCAGTGTGACCctccctttctgggcctcagttgagAAACCTGAAGCTCAGGAGAGGAGTCACTCCCCTGGCAGATGGGTGGCTGGGCCAGAAGCAGATACCAGGCTTTCTGACTCCTGCTCTAGGATTCTCACCACGTACTAGCTAGACTTATACTTCTCAAATCTTAATTTCCTAAAGGCAAGTAACAGTTTGAATGTTGTTATATTGTGatgtataataagaaatatatgtttGTCTTCGTTTCCTGGACACAGCTCCTGAAACCATAAGTGGTGGGAGCGATAAACGTGAACAAAGAATCTTTTGTTATTCAAAACAGATCCCTTTTGATCACACCTAAGTTTATGTAAAGGAGATGTAAAGTCTCTAAGGATGAGGGCTAGTTGCCAGGGAACAAAACCCTTGCGATtcgagggaagaaaggagagagagattgaagaTTGATTTGATCACCAATGGGCAACAATCTAATCAATCGTGCCTACTATGTATGGAAGCCTACATAAAAACTCAGAAGGGCAGGGTTCAGAGAGCTTTCAGGTTGCTGATGGTGTGGAGGGTGGGGCACCCAGAGATGGCAGATGGGGCTCCATGGCCCTACCCCCATATCTTGTTCTTTGTACTTTTTCCTCTGGCTATTCATCCGTATTGTTTGcaatatcctttgtaataaaccaAACCTAGTAAATAAACTGTATTCTTCAGTTCtatgagccattctagcaaatgaTTGACTCCAAGAAAGAGGGTGTGTGAACCTCTGATTTTTGCCAAGTCAGACAGAAGTTGTGGGTAACCTGGGGACCTACTACTTGCAATTGGTGTCTGAAGTGAGGGCAGTCTTGtaggactgagcccttaacctgtggggtcCGTGCTAACTCAGAATTCAAttcagaatggaattgaattgtagGATACCCAGCTGGTGTTAGAGAATAGGTCCGTGTGCAAGAAAAATTCCCACACATCATGGACATAACAGACAACGTCAATGATGAGGAATCCAGCAAGTTCGGGATAGAGAATTGGCAGGGGGTCCTCAGGGGTCTCTCCAAGTCATCTTCAAAGTGTTGCTATAACTTTTCAGAGAGGGAGAAGCAGACTTGTGGAGCTGAAGAGAAACACCCAGAAGCTCAGGTGAAAGCTGACACGGCCATAGTTGGTTCATATTAACCATGTGATTAAAATGGTTAAATATTAATTTGGGTTCTTACATATCAAAGGGCAAAATTCAGAGCAAGGGAGAGGTAGACAGGACCTGTGAAAAGCAGTGGTTAGTTTAGGGAAAATAGCTAGGAGCCCTGTGATTTGGAGAGTGAAAACTCTTTATTACCATTGTTACTTTAACTCTTTCCAGGATGGCCTGCCTCCTTCGCGCATTTCAGAGAATTTCTGCAGGGGTTTTCTTCTTAGCACTTTGGGGCATGGTTGTAGGTGACAAGCTGCTGGTGGTCCCTCAGGACGGAAGCCACTGGCTTAGTATGAAGGATATAGTTGAGGTTCTCAGTGACCGGGGTCACGAGATTGTAGTGGTGGTGCCTGAAGttaatttgcttttgaaagaatcCAAATACTACACAAGAAAAATCTATCCAGTGCCGTATGACCAAGAAGAGCTGAAGAACCGTTACCAATCATTTGGAAACAATCACTTTGCTGAGCGATCATCCCTGACTGCTCCTCAGACAGAGTACAGGAATAACATGATCGTTATTGGCCTGTACTTCATCAACTGCCAGAGCCTCCTGCAGGACAGGGACACCCTGAACTTCTTTAAGGAGAGCAAGTTTGATGCTCTTTTCACAGACCCAGCCTTACCCTGTGGGGTGATCCTGGCTGAGTATTTGGGCCTACCATCTGTGTACCTCTTCAGGGGTTTTCCGTGTTCCCTGGAGCATACATTCAGCAGAAGCCCAGACCCTGTGTCCTACATTCCCAGGTGCTACACAAAGTTTTCAGACCACATGACTTTTTCCCAACGAGTGGCCAACTTCCTTGTTAATTTGTTGGAGCCCTATctattttattgtctgttttcAAAGTATGAAGAACTCGCATCAGCTGTCCTCAAGAGAGATGTGGATATAATCACCTTATATCAGAAGGTCTCTGTTTGGCTGTTAAGATATGACTTTGTGCTTGAATATCCTAGGCCGGTCATGCCCAACA comes from the Pan troglodytes isolate AG18354 chromosome 13, NHGRI_mPanTro3-v2.0_pri, whole genome shotgun sequence genome and includes:
- the LOC107973969 gene encoding UDP-glucuronosyltransferase 1-6 isoform X4; this encodes MACLLRAFQRISAGVFFLALWGMVVGDKLLVVPQDGSHWLSMKDIVEVLSDRGHEIVVVVPEVNLLLKESKYYTRKIYPVPYDQEELKNRYQSFGNNHFAERSSLTAPQTEYRNNMIVIGLYFINCQSLLQDRDTLNFFKESKFDALFTDPALPCGVILAEYLGLPSVYLFRGFPCSLEHTFSRSPDPVSYIPRCYTKFSDHMTFSQRVANFLVNLLEPYLFYCLFSKYEELASAVLKRDVDIITLYQKVSVWLLRYDFVLEYPRPVMPNMVFIGGINCKKRKDLSQEFEAYINASGEHGIVVFSLGSMVSEIPEKKAMAIADALGKIPQTVLWRYTGTRPSNLANNTILVKWLPQNDLLGHPMTRAFITHAGSHGVYESICNGVPMVMMPLFGDQMDNAKRMETKGAGVTLNVLEMTSEDLENALKAVINDKSYKENIMRLSSLHKDRPVEPLDLAVFWVEFVMRHKGAPHLRPAAHDLTWYQYHSLDVIGFLLAVVLTVAFITFKCCAYGYRKCFGKKGRVKKAHKSKTH